A part of Pirellulales bacterium genomic DNA contains:
- a CDS encoding response regulator, with the protein MRVLVVDDDAVTSEIILEDLRQFGYDAVGAADGQEAFDLIRTGQFHLVISDWQMPKMSGLELCREIRKRQWSGYVYIILLTSRSGVENVVCGLDAGADDFLSKPFHPQELRMRLRTGERILSLESRDLVIFAMAKLAEFRDKDTGTHLERMREYSRLLATELSRWPKYANVIDGDYVQLIYLTSPLHDIGKVGIPDAVLLKPGRLSPEEFELMKQHSVLGGNTLRAVAQGRPQAQFLVMAQDIAMTHHERYDGQGYPNQLRAEEIPLCGRIVALADVYDALRSKRVYKGAFGHDTARDTIVQGSGRQFDPDVVQAFLNSEKEFIAVANRFQDDGPLTLRDSVKLTAQNNAVIAPVDNPLPAASVVSEATHS; encoded by the coding sequence ATGCGAGTTTTAGTTGTTGACGATGATGCAGTCACTTCCGAAATCATTTTGGAAGATTTGCGGCAGTTTGGTTACGACGCTGTCGGGGCCGCCGATGGACAAGAAGCTTTTGATCTTATTCGCACCGGCCAATTTCATCTTGTCATTTCCGATTGGCAAATGCCAAAGATGAGCGGCTTGGAATTGTGCCGCGAAATTCGCAAACGCCAATGGAGCGGTTACGTTTACATCATCCTGCTAACATCGCGTAGCGGAGTGGAAAATGTGGTGTGTGGGTTGGATGCCGGGGCCGATGATTTTCTTTCCAAGCCCTTTCATCCACAAGAGCTGCGGATGCGATTGCGAACCGGCGAGCGCATTTTATCGTTGGAAAGCCGCGATTTAGTAATCTTCGCCATGGCCAAATTGGCCGAATTCCGCGACAAAGATACTGGTACTCACTTAGAACGGATGCGCGAATACAGCCGGCTCTTAGCTACTGAACTTTCGCGTTGGCCAAAGTACGCCAACGTAATTGATGGCGACTACGTGCAATTAATTTATCTCACCAGTCCATTGCACGATATTGGCAAGGTTGGCATTCCCGATGCCGTGCTTTTGAAGCCTGGTCGCCTGTCGCCGGAAGAATTCGAATTAATGAAGCAGCACAGTGTGTTGGGAGGAAATACATTGCGGGCTGTCGCCCAAGGCCGACCGCAAGCGCAATTTCTTGTCATGGCGCAAGATATCGCCATGACGCACCACGAACGGTACGATGGTCAAGGTTATCCGAATCAACTTCGGGCCGAAGAAATTCCATTGTGCGGCCGCATCGTCGCGTTAGCCGACGTCTATGATGCTTTGCGAAGTAAACGCGTTTACAAAGGAGCGTTTGGTCACGATACGGCACGGGACACAATCGTCCAGGGGTCGGGCCGTCAATTCGACCCTGACGTTGTGCAAGCATTCCTAAATTCCGAGAAGGAGTTCATTGCCGTGGCAAATCGCTTTCAGGATGATGGTCCTCTTACGTTGCGAGATAGCGTAAAGTTGACTGCACAAAACAATGCTGTAATTGCGCCGGTCGACAATCCGCTGCCGGCGGCATCGGTTGTCTCGGAAGCAACACACTCCTGA
- a CDS encoding Hpt domain-containing protein, translating into MEHWSDEVDQSALDWEALKVRCMGNLALVERVLAKFTGQLDADLIELERAIRARDATEAAQVAHRIKGTAGSVSARDLYENASRAEQRALDMQLAELPHDLERMRLDRTKLRKTIERMKQPS; encoded by the coding sequence ATGGAACACTGGTCTGACGAAGTCGATCAATCGGCACTCGATTGGGAGGCCCTGAAGGTCCGGTGTATGGGCAATTTAGCCTTGGTGGAACGCGTGCTAGCCAAATTCACCGGTCAACTCGATGCCGATTTGATCGAGTTGGAGCGTGCCATTCGAGCCCGCGATGCTACTGAAGCGGCTCAAGTAGCACATCGCATCAAAGGAACGGCAGGCAGCGTGTCGGCTCGCGATTTGTACGAAAATGCTTCTCGCGCCGAGCAACGAGCACTGGATATGCAACTGGCGGAGTTGCCACACGATTTGGAGCGGATGCGCCTCGACCGAACCAAATTGCGGAAAACTATTGAACGAATGAAACAACCTTCGTAG